From a region of the Leptospirales bacterium genome:
- a CDS encoding enoyl-CoA hydratase/isomerase family protein, translating to MAQLVSSKVENGTAIVTLSISDNNAFHNEAFGVLDSALAELSAQPGVRSLVLNSAAKGFFSNGLDPHAIHGRPEGELATLIGYFFSVLRRLYLFPAPTVAAIDGHAIGYGAMLGAMCDFRILTEKGARISYPELNIGVTLPVFVCRRLIDLVGERAARDFLFTSLAPKPPEALSLGLVDELVPEENVKARAQSLADRLAKLPQQATRAQKAILRRCTMSDLDTIIAADQKETLQLLGSAEAREGFAAMVEKRRPKFN from the coding sequence ATGGCGCAACTGGTATCGTCGAAGGTTGAAAATGGAACGGCAATTGTAACGCTATCAATCAGCGATAACAATGCCTTCCACAATGAGGCCTTTGGCGTCCTGGATTCCGCACTGGCCGAGCTATCGGCGCAACCTGGCGTGCGCAGTCTGGTTTTGAACAGCGCCGCCAAAGGCTTCTTTTCCAACGGATTGGATCCGCACGCGATCCATGGACGCCCGGAGGGCGAGCTGGCGACGCTGATTGGGTATTTCTTTTCCGTGCTGCGACGCCTCTATCTTTTTCCAGCGCCGACGGTGGCAGCGATCGATGGACACGCCATCGGCTACGGAGCGATGCTTGGCGCCATGTGCGATTTTCGAATCCTGACTGAAAAAGGCGCGCGTATCAGCTATCCCGAACTTAACATTGGCGTCACTCTGCCGGTCTTTGTCTGTCGACGCTTGATCGATCTGGTTGGCGAGCGGGCGGCGCGCGATTTTCTCTTCACTTCTCTGGCGCCAAAACCGCCCGAAGCACTGAGCCTCGGTCTGGTCGATGAGCTGGTTCCGGAGGAAAACGTCAAGGCCCGGGCGCAGAGCCTGGCCGATCGCCTGGCAAAGCTGCCGCAGCAGGCGACGCGCGCTCAGAAGGCGATTCTGCGTCGCTGCACGATGTCTGATCTCGATACTATCATCGCCGCCGACCAGAAGGAAACGTTGCAGTTGCTCGGCTCCGCTGAGGCGCGCGAAGGTTTCGCCGCCATGGTAGAAAAGCGGCGGCCAAAATTCAACTGA
- a CDS encoding adenylate/guanylate cyclase, with translation MKPATSALLSLALVCLLPSAVSTAPETIAEDAVQGRPLGKELEVLEDPSGALGIDEIAGRQQGWRSSAEDYPGFQFSSSAFWVRLRLENSASAPRDVLLEQGYPLIDSLSLFLHKDGSWRNQEFGDHLPFAQRPIEHRNFVMPIRLAPGMNEIYLRYQTSSKVSVHLRLWSPQAFLEGAIHEQMALGLYYGIILVMLVYNFFLFVSLRDLSYLYYVAFIAGFGLYQSTLNGLTFQYLWPNAVWWGNASLPFFMFLGVAAAKLFTRSLLNTRRYARWLDHLLRGLIVVSAALAPISLLLTYRLGIAVAIGMVGISVLLMMCAGILTAWRRFPPAYYYLAAWTTLLLGVLAYIGQTAGVLPDNAITSWSQQVGSAVEVVLLSLALGARISVLRESNERAQAALIERQKESLAMQRRMSDSFARFVPRQFLSFLAREAVTEVQLGDQVQREMTILFADIRNFTNLSEQMTPAENFNFLNAYLKRVGPIVRQNNGFIDKYIGDAVMALFPANPDDAVRTAIALQREIREYNRSRLRADFDPIRIGIGIHTGVLTLGVIGEHERVETTVISDAVNLASRIESLTKKSGASILISENTLFGLEDPNAYRLRMLGRVRLKGKKNTIAAFEVFEGQSDYVVDFLQQTRSQFEQGVSEYYAGDYNNAIAHFQRCLESFPNDQAAQVYLNSARRWQRMRSAVAAIS, from the coding sequence ATGAAACCCGCAACAAGCGCGCTGCTGAGCCTTGCCCTGGTCTGCCTGCTGCCTAGCGCAGTCTCGACGGCGCCTGAGACGATAGCCGAGGACGCCGTGCAAGGTCGGCCGCTGGGCAAAGAGCTGGAGGTTCTGGAGGATCCGTCTGGCGCCCTGGGCATTGACGAAATTGCCGGTCGCCAGCAGGGCTGGCGGAGCAGCGCGGAGGACTATCCGGGCTTTCAATTCTCCTCATCGGCCTTCTGGGTGCGCTTGCGTCTGGAGAACTCCGCGTCGGCGCCCCGCGATGTTTTGCTGGAGCAAGGCTATCCCTTAATCGATTCGCTCAGCCTATTTCTGCACAAGGACGGAAGCTGGCGCAATCAAGAATTTGGCGATCACCTTCCCTTCGCACAGCGTCCCATTGAACATCGCAATTTTGTCATGCCCATTCGGCTGGCGCCGGGTATGAACGAAATCTATCTGCGCTACCAGACCAGCAGTAAGGTCAGCGTACACCTGCGCTTGTGGTCGCCCCAGGCCTTTCTGGAGGGCGCGATCCATGAACAGATGGCGCTGGGACTTTACTACGGCATTATTCTGGTGATGCTGGTGTATAACTTTTTTCTATTTGTATCGCTGCGCGATCTAAGCTATCTGTACTACGTAGCATTTATTGCCGGCTTTGGCCTCTACCAGTCCACTCTGAACGGGCTGACCTTTCAATACCTGTGGCCCAATGCCGTCTGGTGGGGCAACGCCTCGCTGCCATTTTTTATGTTTCTGGGCGTTGCTGCGGCAAAACTATTTACCAGGTCGCTGCTCAACACGCGGCGCTACGCACGCTGGCTGGACCACCTTCTGCGCGGATTGATTGTTGTCTCCGCGGCGCTGGCGCCGATCAGCCTGCTGCTGACCTACCGACTTGGCATCGCCGTGGCCATAGGCATGGTCGGCATTAGCGTGCTGTTGATGATGTGCGCCGGCATTCTCACCGCGTGGCGACGCTTTCCGCCGGCCTACTACTACCTGGCCGCATGGACCACGCTGTTGCTTGGCGTACTGGCTTACATTGGACAGACCGCCGGCGTATTGCCGGATAATGCCATTACCAGCTGGTCGCAACAGGTGGGGTCCGCGGTGGAAGTGGTGTTGCTCTCGCTGGCGCTCGGAGCGCGAATCAGCGTACTGCGCGAATCCAATGAGCGCGCCCAGGCGGCATTGATTGAGCGACAGAAGGAAAGCCTGGCCATGCAGCGTCGCATGTCTGACAGCTTTGCGCGATTCGTGCCGCGGCAGTTTCTGAGCTTCCTGGCCCGCGAGGCAGTTACCGAGGTGCAGTTGGGCGATCAAGTGCAACGCGAAATGACCATACTGTTCGCCGACATTCGCAATTTCACCAATCTCTCAGAGCAGATGACTCCGGCGGAGAACTTTAACTTTCTCAATGCTTACCTGAAGCGTGTGGGACCAATCGTCCGTCAGAATAACGGCTTTATCGACAAATACATCGGCGACGCTGTAATGGCGCTCTTTCCGGCAAATCCCGATGACGCGGTGCGCACGGCGATCGCTCTGCAGCGCGAGATCCGCGAGTACAATCGCAGCCGTCTGCGCGCTGATTTCGATCCGATTCGCATTGGCATCGGCATTCATACCGGCGTACTGACGCTGGGCGTAATCGGCGAACATGAACGGGTGGAAACAACGGTTATTTCTGACGCTGTCAATCTGGCTTCGCGCATTGAATCGCTGACCAAGAAGTCAGGCGCCTCCATTCTGATCAGCGAGAATACGCTTTTTGGACTGGAAGATCCCAATGCCTATCGTCTGCGCATGCTTGGTCGCGTCCGACTCAAAGGAAAAAAGAATACGATTGCGGCTTTCGAGGTTTTCGAAGGGCAGTCGGATTACGTTGTCGATTTTCTGCAGCAAACGCGCAGCCAGTTCGAACAGGGAGTGAGCGAATACTATGCCGGCGACTACAATAACGCCATCGCTCATTTTCAGCGCTGCCTGGAATCCTTTCCCAACGATCAGGCGGCGCAGGTCTATCTCAATTCGGCGCGGCGCTGGCAGCGGATGCGCTCGGCTGTCGCCGCCATCAGTTGA
- a CDS encoding portal protein, protein MSDAGAPQAHSPLWPRLAAALAGFGGRLRRAYDRLLRRPMRIAFAMCAVLAAAALTARIGGAPIGLAPQALAVLVKALAWFYVIYEVLGLLFRAEPAGAYLRAHRAELLVAALLMLRLVLERDLLAWFSADGIQAEDAALTVTILTNAALALQAAMHALRRAGASTVLRLNPALVLATSFAAAILAGWGLLCLPAASRSYVAPLDHFFVAVSAVCVTGLSPIDLSLVYARTGQWIALILIQVGGLGLMTLTSFFAYFFAGRVSIRHAIFMRDLLSEESLAEVRSLVRSIALFTFVAELCGTIWLYYFSPGPPAPPAERWFSALFHSVSAFCNAGFALYTRSMIDVAPYNSAYLGGLMALIFAGGFGFPFANELWQRLRGGKRRLSIALRTGLGLHLLLLLLGAIVFLLLEQKQSLADLSLPERLQQSLFFSVSARTAGFNALPIESLHASTTLFSLFLMWVGANPGGTAGGIKTTTFLIGFAYVFQRLRGQNALQLAGRTITEESVFRAISGMLLSIVLIVGCLFALSLTESAPFLDLAFEVVSAFGTVGLSRGITANLSVAGKLTICLAMFCGRIGALTSFVALIPRRRLPRYRYPGEYVVTG, encoded by the coding sequence ATGTCCGATGCTGGCGCGCCGCAGGCCCATTCGCCCTTGTGGCCCCGCCTGGCGGCGGCGCTTGCCGGCTTTGGCGGAAGGCTGCGCCGCGCTTACGATCGACTGTTACGCCGGCCAATGCGCATTGCGTTTGCGATGTGTGCCGTGCTGGCTGCGGCGGCATTGACGGCGCGCATTGGCGGAGCGCCCATCGGACTTGCGCCTCAGGCGCTTGCAGTGCTGGTGAAAGCTCTCGCCTGGTTCTATGTCATATACGAAGTATTGGGCCTGCTCTTTCGTGCAGAGCCAGCAGGCGCCTACCTTCGCGCGCACCGCGCAGAACTGCTGGTTGCTGCGCTGCTGATGCTGCGTCTGGTCCTGGAGCGCGATTTGTTGGCCTGGTTTTCCGCCGATGGCATACAGGCAGAGGATGCAGCGCTGACCGTTACCATCCTGACCAATGCCGCTCTTGCACTGCAGGCTGCTATGCACGCGTTGCGTCGCGCCGGCGCATCCACTGTACTCCGTCTCAATCCAGCGCTGGTGCTGGCGACCAGTTTTGCGGCCGCTATTCTGGCCGGCTGGGGTTTGCTTTGTTTGCCAGCAGCCTCGCGCAGTTACGTAGCGCCGCTGGACCATTTTTTTGTAGCAGTCAGCGCCGTTTGTGTCACCGGTCTTTCTCCAATCGATCTATCCCTGGTATATGCGCGCACAGGTCAGTGGATCGCTCTGATCCTGATTCAGGTTGGCGGACTTGGGCTGATGACGCTTACCTCGTTCTTTGCCTACTTTTTTGCCGGCCGGGTCTCAATCCGGCACGCGATCTTTATGCGCGATTTATTGAGCGAGGAGTCGCTGGCGGAGGTGCGCTCGCTGGTTCGATCGATCGCGCTTTTCACTTTCGTGGCTGAATTGTGCGGCACAATCTGGCTGTACTACTTTTCACCTGGGCCGCCGGCGCCGCCTGCGGAGCGCTGGTTTTCGGCGTTGTTTCACAGTGTCTCAGCCTTTTGCAATGCAGGCTTTGCGTTGTATACACGCAGCATGATTGACGTAGCGCCTTACAATTCCGCCTACCTGGGCGGACTGATGGCTTTGATTTTTGCCGGCGGCTTTGGCTTCCCCTTTGCAAATGAACTGTGGCAGCGATTGCGCGGCGGCAAACGACGGCTTTCAATTGCACTGCGTACCGGACTTGGATTGCACCTGCTGTTGCTGCTGCTTGGCGCGATCGTGTTTTTGCTGCTGGAGCAAAAACAATCTCTAGCAGACCTTTCTTTGCCAGAAAGGCTGCAGCAATCGCTATTTTTTTCAGTTTCGGCGCGCACTGCCGGCTTTAACGCGCTGCCGATCGAATCGCTGCATGCCTCCACGACCTTGTTCAGTTTGTTTTTGATGTGGGTCGGCGCTAATCCCGGCGGAACCGCAGGCGGCATCAAGACGACCACCTTCCTCATCGGATTTGCCTATGTTTTCCAGAGACTGCGCGGGCAAAATGCGCTGCAACTGGCGGGACGAACCATTACCGAAGAGAGCGTATTCCGGGCAATATCCGGAATGTTGCTTTCTATTGTTCTGATTGTGGGCTGTCTTTTTGCACTGTCGCTCACGGAGTCGGCGCCCTTTCTGGATCTGGCCTTTGAAGTGGTCTCGGCTTTCGGAACCGTCGGGCTATCGCGCGGCATAACGGCCAATCTCAGCGTCGCCGGCAAGCTGACCATTTGTCTGGCCATGTTTTGCGGTAGAATTGGCGCTCTGACCTCCTTTGTGGCGCTGATTCCGCGCCGACGCTTGCCGCGTTATCGATATCCGGGCGAATACGTGGTAACCGGATAA
- a CDS encoding TrkA family potassium uptake protein, translated as MKKSALAVIGLGDFGMELVRRLHAEGHETIAVDVSMQQVEEVADHCSEAICLDATDERALRRLDFKAIDAVILAGSQSFENELIMIDNLRRLGARRIVARFKTPLQLRILKMLGLEDVFNPEMRAALNMAEGFRHGGLIHSVSVRDGFHMIESPLPAGLGGLRVIDLPLQGKTPIALLAIVRPRQSGEEFLFPSPEFVLELGDRIVLFGAEKELDRLLADHR; from the coding sequence ATGAAGAAGAGCGCGCTGGCGGTGATTGGTCTTGGCGATTTTGGAATGGAACTGGTTCGACGCCTCCACGCCGAAGGACATGAAACGATCGCGGTAGATGTATCGATGCAGCAAGTCGAGGAGGTTGCAGATCACTGCAGCGAAGCGATCTGCCTCGATGCCACCGATGAACGCGCTCTGCGCCGTCTTGATTTCAAGGCCATCGACGCTGTAATTCTCGCCGGATCACAGTCATTTGAGAATGAACTGATCATGATCGACAATTTGCGACGCCTCGGGGCCAGGCGCATTGTCGCCCGCTTCAAGACGCCGCTACAGTTGCGCATTTTGAAAATGCTTGGATTGGAGGATGTATTCAATCCGGAGATGCGCGCCGCCTTGAATATGGCTGAAGGATTTCGGCATGGCGGTTTGATTCATTCGGTATCCGTGCGCGATGGCTTTCACATGATCGAGTCGCCGCTGCCCGCCGGTCTGGGCGGCCTGCGCGTGATTGATCTTCCGCTGCAGGGCAAGACGCCTATTGCACTGCTGGCTATCGTTCGACCGCGACAGAGCGGCGAGGAATTTCTTTTTCCGTCCCCGGAATTCGTTCTCGAACTCGGCGACCGAATCGTTCTCTTTGGCGCCGAGAAGGAACTCGATCGACTGCTGGCCGATCATCGCTGA
- a CDS encoding sigma-70 family RNA polymerase sigma factor, whose protein sequence is MRLLGQGAAIMDGDISQQEAQEGPGDGPVADGFWSLWTREQRRLERLCVAMLRSADDAEDALHNAMLRAAPRFHSGIRSPGPWLSAVTRNVCIEMLRRRNSAQLQYGLEERETPCPDTGQEDQLLQDEELQKLRQSIEKLPERMRDATRLRILDGLSYREIGMRLNISEANARKRNQFARRQLQVALKDGAELDAIAVAMRRARSKSVSQTIRTLQVREISFEAQSSIRLLQLSDGGGQTEFSYFGPRSSLRSGQRIPSLQRYIERYPGGWRKRMELAWAQAMTGGMSQAIEDLEGLCSRHEGLTAAATLRGDFQLLLGDRRGAARSFRNALSVAREECAKLLLRGMLHEVEGRPRAAIAALEQAARSAAGYPEALRRALYCALRLSDQREALRLAAALQTYSRRDLAGLSSLAMLLWRENRSGEALRHADTALVIDRRDVQALYVSAQVRTARGQVRGQEGAVTRTILRRLECAAPNSRLAILARVAFWRNRGRLSRVALSLQQLSQKHGADPIAREVLAWHDLRRGDTQQAALHIQSALATQYAERSTLDLAAEIALAVRHAPLCQALCEKMVRAGGALSAARVLAARGAREARVRELLQVASGQGPADAWQELNLAAVHLSLGEPRRALNYAEGAIALLHPEESRTRYLRAASVAHEAAELLELPKQARAWRRRMADWQTDRSA, encoded by the coding sequence ATGCGGCTCCTCGGACAGGGAGCGGCAATCATGGACGGCGATATCTCGCAGCAAGAAGCGCAGGAAGGGCCTGGCGATGGGCCGGTCGCCGACGGATTCTGGAGTCTGTGGACGCGCGAACAACGGCGATTGGAGAGACTCTGTGTGGCAATGCTGCGCAGCGCCGACGATGCCGAAGACGCGTTGCACAATGCGATGCTGCGCGCCGCTCCCCGCTTTCACTCCGGGATTCGATCCCCGGGCCCCTGGCTTAGCGCCGTCACGCGCAATGTATGCATCGAGATGCTTCGACGCCGAAACAGCGCCCAGCTGCAATACGGCCTCGAGGAACGCGAGACCCCGTGCCCCGACACTGGCCAGGAGGATCAGCTTTTGCAAGATGAGGAATTGCAGAAGCTGCGCCAGAGCATCGAAAAGCTGCCTGAGCGCATGCGCGATGCGACTCGTTTGCGCATACTGGACGGCCTGTCCTACCGCGAGATCGGAATGCGCCTCAATATCAGCGAAGCAAACGCGCGCAAAAGAAATCAATTTGCTCGGCGTCAACTGCAAGTGGCGCTGAAGGACGGCGCCGAACTCGATGCCATTGCCGTAGCTATGCGCCGCGCACGCAGCAAGTCGGTCTCGCAGACAATCCGCACGTTGCAGGTCCGCGAAATCTCCTTTGAAGCGCAATCCTCGATTCGCCTGCTGCAGTTGAGCGATGGCGGCGGCCAGACTGAATTTTCCTATTTTGGTCCGCGCAGCAGCTTGCGTTCCGGGCAACGAATACCTTCGTTGCAGCGCTACATCGAAAGGTATCCGGGCGGATGGCGCAAGCGAATGGAGCTTGCCTGGGCTCAAGCAATGACGGGAGGAATGTCGCAGGCCATTGAGGACCTCGAAGGGCTTTGCAGTCGTCACGAGGGATTGACTGCCGCGGCGACGCTTCGCGGCGATTTTCAACTTTTGCTGGGCGACAGAAGGGGCGCTGCTCGGAGCTTTCGCAATGCGCTTTCTGTGGCCCGAGAAGAGTGCGCGAAACTGCTGCTGCGCGGCATGTTGCATGAAGTCGAAGGCAGACCTCGCGCTGCAATTGCTGCGCTTGAGCAGGCTGCCAGGAGTGCGGCCGGCTATCCCGAAGCCCTGCGACGCGCTCTCTATTGCGCCTTACGTCTATCTGATCAACGAGAAGCGCTTCGCCTGGCCGCCGCTCTGCAGACTTACAGCAGGCGCGATCTGGCCGGACTGAGCAGCCTGGCCATGTTGCTATGGCGCGAAAACCGCAGCGGCGAAGCGCTCCGCCATGCCGATACTGCGCTGGTTATCGATCGCCGCGACGTTCAGGCCCTTTATGTGTCAGCGCAGGTGCGCACTGCCCGAGGCCAGGTTCGAGGTCAGGAGGGGGCCGTCACGCGTACCATCCTGCGCCGTTTGGAATGCGCTGCGCCAAATTCGCGCCTGGCGATTCTGGCCCGAGTAGCCTTCTGGAGAAATCGCGGTCGCTTGAGTCGGGTCGCGCTCAGCCTGCAGCAGTTGAGTCAGAAGCACGGCGCCGATCCCATTGCCCGCGAAGTTCTGGCCTGGCACGATCTGCGACGCGGCGACACACAGCAGGCCGCGCTACACATCCAGAGCGCGCTTGCCACTCAATACGCGGAACGGTCGACCCTCGACCTGGCGGCAGAGATTGCGCTGGCCGTGCGGCATGCGCCGCTGTGCCAGGCGCTGTGCGAAAAAATGGTGCGCGCCGGAGGCGCGCTCTCGGCGGCTCGAGTGCTGGCCGCGCGCGGCGCTCGCGAGGCGCGTGTCCGGGAATTGCTGCAGGTCGCTTCCGGTCAAGGACCCGCCGATGCATGGCAAGAGTTGAATCTGGCGGCCGTGCATCTGTCGCTGGGCGAGCCCAGGCGCGCGCTGAACTATGCTGAGGGCGCCATCGCACTGCTACATCCCGAGGAGTCGCGCACACGATACCTGCGCGCAGCTTCCGTAGCTCATGAAGCGGCCGAGTTGCTCGAGCTTCCAAAGCAGGCCCGCGCCTGGCGGCGTCGAATGGCAGACTGGCAAACAGATCGCTCGGCTTAA
- a CDS encoding carbon-nitrogen hydrolase codes for MNAVRVALLQNEVAQDPAANLARTLDAMRAAAAGGAEIVCTQELFGTRYFCQSENPDNFNLAEPVPGPSCQKLQQLAAELQIVIVASLFERRLPGLYHNTAAIIESDGSLLGVYRKMHIPDDPEYYEKYYFAPGDLGYRVWNTSKGRLGVLICWDQWFPEAARATALAGAEILFYPTAIGWHSHERDSLGDTQRDAWRTMQRAHAIANGIYVCAVNRCGTEDRLQFWGGSFVADPFGRVVAEAGERDAQILYADLQPGVVELQRRDWPFLRDRRAESYAPLMQLATDL; via the coding sequence ATGAATGCTGTTCGCGTGGCTCTGCTGCAAAACGAGGTCGCTCAGGATCCCGCCGCCAACCTGGCGCGCACGCTTGATGCAATGCGCGCCGCAGCCGCTGGTGGCGCTGAGATTGTCTGCACGCAGGAACTCTTTGGCACGCGTTATTTCTGCCAGAGCGAAAATCCGGACAACTTCAACCTGGCCGAGCCGGTGCCGGGACCAAGCTGCCAGAAGCTGCAGCAGCTGGCTGCGGAGCTGCAGATTGTTATTGTTGCATCGCTCTTTGAACGCCGCCTGCCCGGCCTGTACCACAACACGGCAGCGATCATCGAAAGCGACGGATCGCTGCTGGGCGTCTATCGCAAGATGCATATCCCTGATGATCCAGAATACTATGAGAAATACTACTTTGCCCCTGGCGATCTTGGCTATCGAGTCTGGAATACAAGCAAAGGGCGACTTGGAGTCTTGATCTGCTGGGATCAATGGTTCCCCGAGGCGGCCCGCGCTACGGCTCTGGCCGGCGCGGAGATCTTATTCTACCCCACGGCCATTGGCTGGCATTCCCATGAGCGCGACTCGCTGGGCGATACACAACGCGATGCCTGGCGCACCATGCAACGTGCGCACGCTATCGCCAATGGGATCTATGTCTGCGCTGTGAATCGCTGCGGAACGGAAGACCGGCTGCAGTTCTGGGGCGGCAGCTTTGTCGCCGATCCTTTTGGTCGCGTGGTGGCGGAGGCTGGCGAACGCGACGCGCAGATTCTCTATGCGGACTTACAGCCCGGCGTCGTCGAGTTGCAGCGACGGGATTGGCCATTCTTGCGCGACCGCCGAGCGGAAAGCTATGCGCCGCTCATGCAATTGGCAACAGATCTCTGA
- a CDS encoding serine/threonine protein kinase has protein sequence MTNLNEQFFALSPERVLEAVESAGYQPSGHCLQLNSLENRVYDLRLEDGRHVVAKFYRPARWRREQIQEEHDFLFELRNHEIPVCAPMPFVDGQTIHETAGIFCAVWPRTGGRSLDEFNDQQLGMLGRLCARMHNIGAAGPISGRPDLDADAYVRRPLQFLLGSGLLPDRFQERYTAAALAAADRYELLAKGVPLHRIHGDCHPGNILYGDEGFFFLDFDDFVRGPAVQDLWMIASARDTEGLRQRDLFLDGYRQFRDFEHRWLDLVEPLRSLRYVHYCAWIARRWQDPAFPQAFPQFGSDEYWETQCADLEEQQLQSPAEIDSDVANAELAPELTNKDFFWDWEERP, from the coding sequence GTGACCAATCTCAACGAGCAGTTCTTTGCGCTGAGCCCGGAGCGCGTCCTCGAAGCGGTGGAAAGCGCCGGCTACCAGCCCTCCGGGCACTGTCTGCAATTGAACAGTCTGGAAAATCGAGTCTACGATTTGAGGTTGGAGGACGGGCGGCATGTGGTTGCCAAGTTTTATCGGCCGGCGCGCTGGCGGCGCGAGCAGATTCAGGAGGAACACGATTTCCTGTTTGAACTACGCAATCATGAGATCCCGGTTTGCGCTCCAATGCCCTTCGTCGATGGGCAGACCATTCATGAAACAGCGGGCATCTTTTGCGCCGTCTGGCCGCGCACTGGCGGCCGCAGTCTCGATGAGTTCAACGATCAGCAACTGGGCATGCTTGGCCGACTGTGTGCGCGGATGCACAACATTGGCGCGGCGGGCCCCATCAGCGGTCGCCCCGATCTGGATGCAGATGCCTACGTCCGTCGACCGCTGCAATTCTTGCTGGGTTCCGGTCTCCTTCCCGATCGTTTTCAGGAGCGCTATACGGCGGCGGCGCTGGCCGCAGCGGATCGCTATGAATTGCTGGCCAAAGGCGTACCCTTGCATCGCATCCACGGCGACTGCCATCCGGGAAACATTCTCTACGGCGACGAAGGATTCTTTTTTCTGGATTTTGACGATTTTGTCCGAGGCCCGGCAGTGCAGGATCTGTGGATGATTGCATCGGCTCGCGATACCGAGGGACTGCGGCAACGCGATCTCTTTCTCGATGGCTACCGACAGTTTCGCGACTTTGAGCATCGCTGGCTCGATCTGGTGGAGCCCTTGCGTTCGCTGCGCTACGTCCACTACTGCGCGTGGATTGCGCGGCGCTGGCAGGACCCGGCCTTTCCGCAGGCCTTTCCACAATTTGGCAGCGATGAATACTGGGAAACGCAGTGTGCGGATCTCGAAGAACAGCAGTTGCAATCGCCGGCGGAGATTGATAGCGACGTCGCCAACGCTGAGCTGGCCCCGGAGTTGACCAACAAAGACTTCTTCTGGGATTGGGAAGAGCGCCCGTGA
- a CDS encoding GGDEF domain-containing protein, giving the protein MNLAEFTLYEQMRINDVELQRRREQLQLTSASLALLPRFKNLVGIHARSLVDAFYSRQLAMEEVQLIIGDEETLKRLKIAQHSYILELFGGDYGVKYANTRLRIGMVHKRLGVEPKLFLAAMRNLRQVFLEFFEIQISDPVERDALMEALDKLFFYDMSLVFDTYIQSLVVEARLASDKSERYVAALEEKYALRTRELEDLVRRDSLTGLFNQGVLREILSQEIAMAQRTRQSLGLVYMDADNFKEINDRIGHLKGDEILVTTARLIKKHVGHDNFAFRYGGDEFCALLIGYTEDMLHDWCGAWAAELEALCSGVHFSIGYVQIGPENYLGVEDFIDAADKRMYAEKNRSKSWRFGSPDSATAS; this is encoded by the coding sequence ATGAATCTCGCTGAATTTACGCTCTACGAACAAATGCGCATCAATGACGTTGAATTGCAGCGTCGCCGAGAGCAGCTCCAGCTGACCAGCGCAAGTCTGGCATTGTTACCGCGCTTCAAGAATCTGGTTGGAATTCATGCCCGGTCGCTCGTCGACGCCTTCTATTCGAGACAGCTGGCGATGGAAGAGGTGCAGCTGATCATTGGCGACGAGGAGACCTTGAAACGATTGAAAATCGCACAGCATTCCTACATTCTAGAGTTATTTGGCGGCGACTACGGCGTGAAGTATGCCAATACCAGATTGCGGATTGGAATGGTGCACAAGCGCCTGGGAGTGGAGCCCAAGCTCTTTCTGGCCGCGATGCGCAATCTGCGGCAAGTATTCCTGGAATTCTTTGAGATTCAGATCAGCGATCCCGTCGAACGCGATGCGCTGATGGAAGCGCTGGACAAGCTGTTCTTCTACGACATGTCGCTGGTATTTGATACCTACATACAGAGTTTGGTCGTCGAAGCCAGGCTGGCAAGCGACAAGTCGGAACGCTATGTTGCGGCGCTGGAAGAAAAGTACGCCTTGCGCACCCGGGAGCTGGAGGATCTGGTTCGGCGGGACTCGCTGACTGGATTGTTCAATCAGGGAGTGCTGCGCGAGATACTTTCTCAAGAAATTGCCATGGCGCAGCGCACCCGACAGTCCCTTGGATTGGTCTATATGGATGCCGACAATTTCAAGGAAATCAATGATCGCATTGGACACCTCAAGGGCGACGAAATTCTGGTAACGACGGCCAGGCTCATCAAGAAGCATGTCGGTCACGACAACTTTGCCTTCCGCTATGGCGGCGATGAGTTCTGTGCGCTTTTGATCGGCTATACCGAGGACATGTTGCATGATTGGTGCGGAGCCTGGGCCGCGGAACTTGAAGCTCTGTGCAGCGGGGTTCATTTCAGTATAGGCTATGTGCAAATCGGTCCGGAGAACTACCTTGGCGTAGAGGATTTTATCGACGCCGCCGACAAGCGGATGTACGCCGAAAAAAATCGAAGCAAGAGCTGGCGCTTCGGTTCGCCGGACAGCGCCACAGCTTCCTGA